A section of the Methanoregula formicica SMSP genome encodes:
- a CDS encoding DUF6345 domain-containing protein yields the protein MEEAIIGNRICLCLVCVIIIGLPTASAGNESDIAVIETGHVNQTVSILPDAAHDSNETGFLNITSGNAGDSSVAVQTSPQENNATAPTIITSGGPENRSLMAQRLALRAGYPPARTDEPASDIHPGNSLMKAGVSASGSPDPESYVYAMQWGTSGTSTGQFNNIEGMAEDGSGNVYVADGKNSRIQKLRSDGTYLAQWGTNGSGTGQFYMISGIAVDPSGNIYAVDMGNSRVQKFGPNGTFLTHWGTQGAGNGQFYFPRSIATDTPGNVYVTESSANERVQKFSSGGSYISQWGTEGTGNGQFNYLHGVATDTSGNVYVADSSNHRVQKFSSDGKYIAQWGTRGTGNGQFNRPYGIATDTSGNVYVVDTWNSRVQKFKSDGTYVTQWGTYGNGIGEFNFPYAIAVDTRGYVYVGDDNDRVQVFKLPGVQPERFTYSMTNTISKYDQPPHFIRSDAEMQNVSLWISKDARWKLIFSKNDTDVNSEDFGTLGAGLNNATLHWHTGHGGYDPQHLDQSGLAIINTVKLEECKVNQSKDCTIGINGHSICEYKRTTCAISDYTDILTPQEIAGKWNKNNKWVVLSSCQVLQDDRWNGALGTTHGIFGFSTDSIADPSLSYQFFKYAMEDRLPLAKAWRNATIDVYNGKDVQGPVIISPDGSSFTVTRIPITATVRFANESQYNNDHLPGYGIVEPDVNPDDIVVKSWDCVKKNGE from the coding sequence GTGGAAGAAGCCATAATCGGGAACCGGATCTGCCTGTGCCTGGTGTGCGTGATAATCATCGGCTTGCCGACAGCAAGTGCAGGAAACGAATCGGATATTGCAGTAATAGAAACAGGGCATGTGAACCAGACTGTCAGCATTTTACCGGATGCTGCTCACGACAGCAATGAGACCGGGTTTCTCAATATTACCTCCGGCAATGCTGGCGATAGTTCTGTGGCAGTGCAAACATCCCCGCAGGAGAATAATGCGACGGCCCCGACAATCATAACCTCTGGCGGTCCAGAAAATCGTTCGCTGATGGCACAGCGGCTTGCACTGAGAGCCGGTTATCCCCCTGCCAGAACGGATGAACCTGCCAGTGACATTCATCCAGGTAACAGCCTCATGAAGGCCGGCGTCAGCGCATCGGGAAGTCCTGACCCTGAATCCTATGTCTATGCAATGCAGTGGGGAACATCCGGCACGAGTACCGGGCAGTTTAATAATATCGAAGGGATGGCGGAGGATGGATCGGGCAATGTATATGTCGCGGATGGGAAAAACTCCCGTATCCAGAAGCTCAGGTCCGATGGCACATACCTCGCCCAATGGGGGACGAACGGTTCAGGCACCGGACAATTTTATATGATCAGTGGCATTGCTGTAGATCCATCGGGCAATATTTATGCCGTGGATATGGGAAACTCCCGTGTCCAGAAGTTCGGTCCCAATGGTACATTCCTCACCCATTGGGGAACGCAAGGTGCCGGAAACGGGCAGTTTTACTTCCCCCGGAGCATCGCAACAGATACGCCAGGTAATGTTTACGTAACGGAATCTTCTGCGAATGAACGAGTCCAGAAATTCAGTTCCGGTGGTTCGTACATATCCCAATGGGGAACGGAGGGTACAGGCAATGGACAGTTTAACTATCTGCATGGCGTTGCAACAGATACCTCTGGTAATGTTTATGTCGCGGACTCATCGAACCACCGTGTCCAGAAGTTTTCCTCTGACGGTAAATATATCGCCCAATGGGGGACGAGAGGTACAGGTAACGGCCAGTTCAACCGTCCCTACGGTATCGCAACGGATACATCAGGAAATGTATATGTCGTGGATACTTGGAATTCACGGGTCCAGAAGTTCAAATCCGACGGTACCTATGTGACCCAGTGGGGAACGTACGGCAATGGTATCGGGGAGTTTAATTTTCCCTATGCTATTGCTGTCGATACCCGGGGCTATGTATATGTCGGCGATGATAACGACCGGGTCCAGGTTTTCAAGCTGCCGGGTGTGCAACCGGAGCGGTTCACGTATTCGATGACGAATACTATCTCGAAATATGATCAACCACCTCATTTCATCCGTAGCGACGCTGAGATGCAAAATGTATCCTTGTGGATTAGCAAGGATGCAAGATGGAAACTCATTTTTTCAAAAAATGATACCGATGTAAACAGCGAAGATTTTGGAACACTTGGCGCTGGTCTGAATAATGCTACGTTACACTGGCATACTGGTCATGGAGGTTACGACCCGCAGCATCTTGATCAAAGTGGACTTGCGATAATTAACACCGTCAAACTTGAGGAATGCAAGGTTAATCAATCAAAGGATTGCACTATCGGAATTAACGGACATTCAATTTGTGAATACAAACGAACCACCTGTGCGATAAGTGATTATACCGATATTCTGACACCTCAGGAAATTGCAGGGAAGTGGAATAAAAACAATAAATGGGTTGTATTAAGTTCGTGTCAGGTTTTACAAGATGATCGTTGGAATGGCGCATTAGGTACTACTCACGGTATTTTTGGTTTCTCTACCGACTCTATTGCAGATCCTTCATTGTCTTACCAGTTTTTCAAATATGCAATGGAAGACCGTCTTCCACTAGCAAAAGCGTGGAGAAATGCAACCATTGATGTTTATAACGGGAAGGATGTACAAGGTCCTGTAATTATATCACCTGATGGTTCTAGTTTTACTGTCACCAGAATTCCTATAACCGCAACTGTACGTTTCGCTAATGAATCTCAGTATAATAATGATCACTTGCCTGGTTACGGAATTGTCGAACCGGATGTGAATCCAGACGATATTGTCGTAAAATCTTGGGATTGTGTAAAGAAAAATGGGGAGTGA